Within the Burkholderia ubonensis genome, the region GCACCATCTTCTTGACGTTGCGCACGACGTAGTTGACGAGCCATCCCTTGACGCCCAGCAGATCGCCCATCGAAGCGACCACCACATGCTTGACCGACGTATTGGCGATCACGGCCTGCAGCGTCGTCGCGAAATTCTCGAGGATGACGATCGCTTCGGCGCCGCTGTCCTTGAGCTGGTGTTCGAGTTCGCGCGGCGTATAGAGCGGATTGACGTTGACGACGGTATAGCCGGCACGCAGCACCGCGACGATCGCCACCGGATACTGCAGGACGTTCGGCATCATCAGCGCGACGCGGGCGCCGCGCGCCAGCCCCCGCGACTGCAGCCACGCGCCGAATTGGCGCGACAGCGTGTCCAGCTCACCGTACGTGATCGCCTTGCCCATGCACACGAAGGCCGTCCGGTCACGGTACTGGGTGAAGCTTTCGGCGAGCAGGTCGGGGACGGACGGATACGGAGACGGATCAATTTCGGCCGGAACGCCGGACGGGTACGATTTCAGCCAAATCTTGTCCATACTGCGCGTCTCCTCACAGATTTTCGAATGGTCGTGCGAAAACGCATCCTAGCGGCTCGCCCGTCCCGAGACAACAGGGTTAGATACCCACTTCCAACTTTCGATTGAATTCGTCAGATCATATCGCGATGTTCGGTCAAATCCGTTCTACTTCTACCAGGCAGTCGTAAAACGTCGCCGAATTGCCCAGATCGGTGAGTGCCTGGCTCGTCACCTCGTTCGCATTTCGACCGTCCGGCGACAGTTTCTTCCACCAGATCGACAAGCCCACGACCAGCCCCGCGCGCGCACGATCCGTGACCCTCGCGACGGCCTGCATCGAGCCGCGGTCGTTGAAGATTCGCACCATGCCGCCATCGCCGATGCCGCGCGACTCGGCGTCCGCCGGATGGATGTCGAGATGCGGCTGGCCCTCCGTATTGCGCAGGCTGTCGACGTTGACGAAGGTGCTGTTCAGGAAATTGCGGGCCGGCGGCGAGATCATCGCGAGCGGATAGCGCGCCGCAAGCTCCGGCGCCGCTTCTGCCGACTCGAACGGAGGCAGATAGTCCGGCACCGGATCCATCCCCATCTCCGCCAGTTGCGCGCTGTAGAACTCGCATTTGCCCGACGGGGTCCTGAAGCCGCCGTTCGCAAACGGCGCATCCGCGAGCTTGAGCTTCACCCAGCCCGCGTGCTTCAAGGTGTTCCAGTCGCTATCGAGCGTCGGGTCGTCCCAGCGGAGCGCCGCCTGAGCGACTTCTTCGTCGCTGTGATAGAGCGCCGGTTCATCGAGCCCCATGCTGCGCGCGATGCCGCGGAAAATCTCCGTGTTCGGCCGCGCATCGCCTACCGGTGGAATCGACGGCAGGTTCGCCATCACATAGGTGTGGCCATACGACTTGTGGACGTCGAGATGCTCGAGCTGTGTGGTCGCCGGCAGCACAATGTCGGCGAAATCGACGGTATCTGTCTTGAAGTGCTCGAGAACGACGGTGAACAGGTCCTCACGCGCAAATCCTGCGGCGACCTTCGACGAATCCGGCGCGACGGCGACAGGGTTCGAGTTGTAGACGATCACCGCCTCGACCTTCGGTCCGAAGGACTCGTCGCCCGGGTGCAGCAGCGCATCGCCGATGGCGTTCATGTTGATGACGCGCGGCAGCTTGTGAGGCCAGCCGGGGATGAGATCCGGGCGCAGCAAGGCGGCATGATCGATCGGCGCGAATTCCGACGACGACAGCAACAGCCCGCCGGCCCGATCGCGCCATGCGCCCGTCAGCGCGGGCAAGCTGGCGATCGCACGCACTGCGTTGCCGCCGCCTCGCACGCGCTGCATGCCGTAATTGAGCCGGATCGACGCTTTCCGGGTGGCACCGTAGCGGCGCGCGAGATCGATCAGCTCGGACGCGTTAATACCGCAGATCTGCGCAACCCGCTCCGGCGGATAGGACATTGCGCGCGCCTCGAGCGCGTCGAAGCCGACCGTATGGCTGGCGATATAGTCGTGATCGAGCAGGTTTTCGTTGATCAGCACGTGCATCATGCCGAGCGCGAACGCGCCGTCGGTACCGGGCCGCAATGCAATGTGCTGGTGACACTTTTCCGCTGTCAGCGAGCGGTACGGGTCGATCGCGACCAGATGTGCGCCGCGCCGTTTCGCTTCCTGGGCCCGCGTCCAGAAATGCAGGCTCGACGCGATCGGGTTCGCGCCCCAGATCAGAATCAGTTCGCTCTCTTCGAAATATTCGAGGTGCATCCCGAGACTGCCGCCATAGGTGTAGCGCAGCCCTGCCGCACCCGCGGCGGCACAGATCGCGCGCTCGAGCCGTGACGCGCCCAGCTTGTGGAAGAACCGTTGGGCGATGCCTTCGCCCTGCACGAGCCCCATCGTCCCCGCATAGCTGTATGGAACAATCGCTTCCGGCGCGCGCTTCGCGATCTCTCCAAGGCGCCGGCCGATCTCGTCGAATGCCTCGGTCCAGCTGATTGGCACGAAACGCCCCTCTCCCTTGGCGCCGATGCGCTTGAGCGGTACGGTCAGGCGATCGGGATGATGCACCCGGTCGGCGTAACGGCTGACCTTGGTGCACAACACACCCTGAGTCGGCGGATGATCGGGATCGCCGGATACCTTGAGCGCCTTGCCGTTTTCGACGGTGACGCGCATCGCGCACGTATCAGGGCAATCGTGAGGGCACACGGCCCGAGCTATCTGGGTAGCTCCGTTCATCGTTCTGGATCCTGCATCGGGGGAGATTGGCAGATTCTACGTGGACGCCCTTGATCAGGCTTCACTTCATCCGAATTTCCTGATTGTCCGTCGGAAATCGGGAAGGGGGATGGAATTTTGTTGGTATGGGATAGGGCTTCGGTACCGATCTAGACACGGCGTTACACCACTGAAATGATGGCTTTAGTCGCGGTGAGATCGTATTTTCAGAGCCACAAATGCAAAAACCCCCGCCGGTCGGGCGGGGGTTTCTGGCTAGGGGGAGCCTGACGATTACCTACTTTCACACGGGAATCCGCACTATCATCGGCGTAGAGTCGTTTCACGGTCCTGTTCGGGATGGGAAGGGGTGGGACCGACTCGCTATGGTCATCAGGCAAAGAGGGTTGTTCTGCTGGCGTGGCCAACAGAACCAATCTTGGAAGAAGCAGTAATCTTGAGTTGTGTGTATCACACACGAGAATCCAACATGTCGCTTTGGATCGCGGCCAGTGCTTTCGCACGGCGCCGATCTACAAGGCAGACTTGTTATAGGATCAAGCCTTACGGGCAATTAGTATCAGTTAGCTGAACGCATTACTGCGCTTACACACCTGACCTATCAACGTCCTGGTCTCGAACGACCCTTCAAGGGGATCTAGTCCCCAGGGATATCTCATCTTAAGGCGAGTTTCCCGCTTAGATGCTTTCAGCGGTTATCTCTTCCGAACATAGCTACCCGGCGATGCCACTGGCGTGACAACCGGTACACCAGAGGTTCGTCCACTCCGGTCCTCTCGTACTAGGAGCAGCCCCCTTCAAATATCCAACGCCCACGGCAGATAGGGACCAAACTGTCTCACGACGTTTTAAACCCAGCTCACGTACCTCTTTAAATGGCGAACAGCCATACCCTTGGGACCGGCTACAGCCCCAGGATGAGATGAGCCGACATCGAGGTGCCAAACACCGCCGTCGATATGAACTCTTGGGCGGTATCAGCCTGTTATCCCCAGAGTACCTTTTATCCGTTGAGCGATGGCCCTTCCATACAGAACCACCGGATCACTATGACCTGCTTTCGCACCTGCTCGACTTGTCGGTCTCGCAGTTAAGCACGCTTATGCCATTGCACTATCAGCACGATTTCCGACCGTACCTAGCGTACCTTCGTACTCCTCCGTTACGCTTTGGGAGGAGACCGCCCCAGTCAAACTGCCTACCATGCACTGTCCCCGACCCGGATCACGGGCCAAGGTTAGAACCTCAAACAAACCAGGGTGGTATTTCAAGGACGGCTCCACCGAAACTAGCGTTCCGGTTTCATAGCCTCCCACCTATCCTACACAGATCGGTTCAAAGTCCAATGCAAAGCTACAGTAAAGGTTCATGGGGTCTTTCCGTCTAGCCGCGGGTAGATTGCATCATCACAAACACTTCAACTTCGCTGAGTCTCGGGAGGAGACAGTGTGGCCATCGTTACGCCATTCGTGCAGGTCGGAACTTACCCGACAAGGAATTTCGCTACCTTAGGACCGTTATAGTTACGGCCGCCGTTTACCGGGACTTCAATCAAGAGCTTGCACCCCATCATTTAATCTTCCGGCACCGGGCAGGCGTCACACCCTATACGTCCACTTTCGTGTTTGCAGAGTGCTGTGTTTTTATTAAACAGTCGCAGCCACCAGTTTATTGCAACCCCTTCACCCTCCTGGCGCAGGCCAGTCAAGCTACAAGGGCGTACCTTATCCCGAAGTTACGGTACCAATTTGCCGAGTTCCTTCTCCCGAGTTCTCTCAAGCGCCTTAGAATACTCATCTCGCCCACCTGTGTCGGTTTGCGGTACGGTCATCGTTAGACTGAAGCTTAGAGGCTTTTCTTGGAACCACTTCCAATTGCTTCGCTCCCGAAGGAGCTCGCGCCACACCCTTGAATTACGCACCCGGATTTGCCTAAGTGCCTTCTCCAATGCAGCGACCGGGACTTCCAACACCCGGACAACCTTCCGCGATCCGTCCCCCCATCGCATCTAACAATGGTGCAGGAATATTGACCTGCTTCCCATCAGCTACGCATTTCTGCCTCGCCTTAGGGGCCGACTCACCCTACGCCGATGAACGTTGCGTAGGAAACCTTGGGCTTACGGCGAGGGGGCCTTTCACCCCCTTTATCGCTACTCATGTCAGCATTCGCACTTCCGATACCTCCAGCACCCTTTACAAGGCACCTTCGCAGGCTTACGGAACGCTCTCCTACCATGCGTGCAAAGCACGCATCCGCAGCTTCGGTATATAGCTTAGCCCCGTTACATCTTCCGCGCAGGACGACTCGATCAGTGAGCTATTACGCTTTCTTTAAAGGGTGGCTGCTTCTAAGCCAACCTCCTGACTGTTTTAGCCTTCCCACTTCGTTTCCCACTTAGCTATATTTGGGGACCTTAGCTGGCGGTCTGGGTTGTTTCCCTCTTGACACCGGACGTTAGCACCCGATGTCTGTCTCCCGTGATTGCACTCTTCGGTATTCGGAGTTTGCTATGGCGGGGTAATCTGCAATAGACCCCCCAACCATGACAGTGCTCTACCCCCGAAGGTGAGACACGAGGCACTACCTAAATAGTTTTCGGAGAGAACCAGCTATTTCCAGGTTTGTTTAGCCTTTCACCCCTATCCACAGCTCATCCCCTAACTTTTCAACGTTAGTGGGTTCGGACCTCCAGTACGTGTTACCGCACCTTCATCCTGGCCATGGATAGATCACCTGGTTTCGGGTCTACGCCCAGCAACTGAACGCCCTATTCGGACTCGCTTTCGCTACGCCTGCCCTATACGGTTAAGCTTGCTACTGAACGTAAGTCGCTGACCCATTATACAAAAGGTACGCCGTCACCCCTTACGAGGCTCCGACTGTTTGTATGCATGCGGTTTCAGGATCTATTTCACTCCCCTCCCGGGGTTCTTTTCGCCTTTCCCTCACGGTACTGGTTCACTATCGGTCGATCACGAGTATTTAGCCTTGGAGGATGGTCCCCCCATCTTCAGACAGGATTTCACGTGTCCCGCCCTACTTGTCGCACACCTAGTTCTTTCATACTGTTTTCGCCTACAGGGCTATCACCTGCTATGGCCGCACTTTCCAGAGCGTTCGGCTAACAATACAAATAAAGAGTGCAAGGCTCATCCCATTTCGCTCGCCACTACTTTGGGAATCTCGGTTGATTTCTTTTCCTGCGGTTACTTAGATGTTTCAGTTCACCGCGTTCGCTTCTCTGGACCTATGTATTCAGTCCAGGATGACCCAAAAGGGCCGGGTTTCCCCATTCGGACATCTACGGATCAAAGCTCGTTTGCCAGCTCCCCGTAGCTTTTCGCAGGCTACCGCGTCCTTCATCGCCTGTGATCGCCAAGGCATCCACCACATGCACTTGTTCGCTTGACCCTATAACGAGTCTGTCTCATCGACAGTCGCTACAGGTTGAGTTCTCGCGTTGTGCCGTATTCCAATTGAGCCGAACATGAAGTTCGAATCATCTTGAGATACATCGATACAATCACAACCCGGATAGTTTTCACGTCCATCTCGAGACGCTTCCGCTATCCAAATTACTTACTTCTTCCAGATTGTTAAAGAACGACAGCCGATATGGTGTTACTCATATCACTCTGACTGGCTCAATCGCCAATGACAAAAGCTCGACGCGTCGAACGCTTGTCATTGAGGATTGGTGGAGGCAGACGGGATCGAACCGACGACCCCCTGCTTGCAAAGCAGGTGCTCTCCCAGCTGAGCTATGCCCCCATGAGTACAGATGCCTCAGGGTGTTACCGCCAGACAAATGGTGGGTCTGGTTGGATTCGAACCAACGACCCCCGCCTTATCAAGACGGTGCTCTAACCGACTGAGCTACAGACCCCTGAGTCTGTCTTTAAATTTACAGCCGATAAGCGTGAGCGCTCAACTTTGCGATAAGCTCTGGAAAGGAGGTGATCCAGCCGCACCTTCCGATACGGCTACCTTGTTACGACTTCACCCCAGTCATGAATCCTACCGTGGTGACCGTCCTCCTTGCGGTTAGACTAGCCACTTCTGGTAAAACCCACTCCCATGGTGTGACGGGCGGTGTGTACAAGACCCGGGAACGTATTCACCGCGGCATGCTGATCCGCGATTACTAGCGATTCCAGCTTCATGCACTCGAGTTGCAGAGTGCAATCCGGACTACGATCGGTTTTCTGGGATTAGCTCCCCCTCGCGGGTTGGCAACCCTCTGTTCCGACCATTGTATGACGTGTGAAGCCCTACCCATAAGGGCCATGAGGACTTGACGTCATCCCCACCTTCCTCCGGTTTGTCACCGGCAGTCTCCTTAGAGTGCTCTTGCGTAGCAACTAAGGACAAGGGTTGCGCTCGTTGCGGGACTTAACCCAACATCTCACGACACGAGCTGACGACAGCCATGCAGCACCTGTGCGCCGGTTCTCTTTCGAGCACTCCCGAATCTCTTCAGGATTCCGACCATGTCAAGGGTAGGTAAGGTTTTTCGCGTTGCATCGAATTAATCCACATCATCCACCGCTTGTGCGGGTCCCCGTCAATTCCTTTGAGTTTTAATCTTGCGACCGTACTCCCCAGGCGGTCAACTTCACGCGTTAGCTACGTTACTAAGGAAATGAATCCCCAACAACTAGTTGACATCGTTTAGGGCGTGGACTACCAGGGTATCTAATCCTGTTTGCTCCCCACGCTTTCGTGCATGAGCGTCAGTATTGGCCCAGGGGGCTGCCTTCGCCATCGGTATTCCTCCACATCTCTACGCATTTCACTGCTACACGTGGAATTCTACCCCCCTCTGCCATACTCTAGCCTGCCAGTCACCAATGCAGTTCCCAGGTTGAGCCCGGGGATTTCACATCGGTCTTAGCAAACCGCCTGCGCACGCTTTACGCCCAGTAATTCCGATTAACGCTTGCACCCTACGTATTACCGCGGCTGCTGGCACGTAGTTAGCCGGTGCTTATTCTTCCGGTACCGTCATCCCCCGACTGTATTAGAGCCAAGGATTTCTTTCCGGACAAAAGTGCTTTACAACCCGAAGGCCTTCTTCACACACGCGGCATTGCTGGATCAGGCTTTCGCCCATTGTCCAAAATTCCCCACTGCTGCCTCCCGTAGGAGTCTGGGCCGTGTCTCAGTCCCAGTGTGGCTGGTCGTCCTCT harbors:
- a CDS encoding molybdopterin-containing oxidoreductase family protein — its product is MNGATQIARAVCPHDCPDTCAMRVTVENGKALKVSGDPDHPPTQGVLCTKVSRYADRVHHPDRLTVPLKRIGAKGEGRFVPISWTEAFDEIGRRLGEIAKRAPEAIVPYSYAGTMGLVQGEGIAQRFFHKLGASRLERAICAAAGAAGLRYTYGGSLGMHLEYFEESELILIWGANPIASSLHFWTRAQEAKRRGAHLVAIDPYRSLTAEKCHQHIALRPGTDGAFALGMMHVLINENLLDHDYIASHTVGFDALEARAMSYPPERVAQICGINASELIDLARRYGATRKASIRLNYGMQRVRGGGNAVRAIASLPALTGAWRDRAGGLLLSSSEFAPIDHAALLRPDLIPGWPHKLPRVINMNAIGDALLHPGDESFGPKVEAVIVYNSNPVAVAPDSSKVAAGFAREDLFTVVLEHFKTDTVDFADIVLPATTQLEHLDVHKSYGHTYVMANLPSIPPVGDARPNTEIFRGIARSMGLDEPALYHSDEEVAQAALRWDDPTLDSDWNTLKHAGWVKLKLADAPFANGGFRTPSGKCEFYSAQLAEMGMDPVPDYLPPFESAEAAPELAARYPLAMISPPARNFLNSTFVNVDSLRNTEGQPHLDIHPADAESRGIGDGGMVRIFNDRGSMQAVARVTDRARAGLVVGLSIWWKKLSPDGRNANEVTSQALTDLGNSATFYDCLVEVERI